In the genome of Populus trichocarpa isolate Nisqually-1 chromosome 10, P.trichocarpa_v4.1, whole genome shotgun sequence, the window CCCATTTCCTGCATGGCAGCCTATGACCCAGTTTCCTGCATGGCAGCCTAAACTTACTTCATTGATGATTGGTGGTGGTGTCCGAATTTCTAATGATCTAAATTATTCGTAGACTCTGAAGAtcatataaatttcttttcaGAAGCGTCATCATCTAACATAACCAAAGATACAATTAAGGCTCGTTTCTCAAGGCTCCTCAAAAATACAATAAGGCTCTTGAGAGATACAATTCAGGCTCTTCGAAGTTTCCCCAGACGTGATAGACGATGATTAAATTTGTTCCTTGCCTTTTGCTAGTATATCATTGGTTAATTTAGTTGGGCTGCTCGTGAATATTCTTGGCTTTTTATGATCTCcgatttctagtttttatttttgaactcgCATGAATATTTTAGGCCTTTTTTCATTGTGGTTCATGTAATGGTCTGAGTGACATTATTCCCCCTCCCCCTGTGTTGTCACAGCAACACCACGATGCAAGCATAAATTTGATGCAAGGATGAGCATCTCACACTCGTAAGCTTTCAGGATAGATGTTTGTGTGCTTGGAAACCGTGTCAATTTGTCCTTTTCCTTTCTCAAAAACGATTCTCGGTTGCCTGCAGGAGTTACAGACTGGGTTTGCAATGTCATAAGATTAACAAAAAGGGTTCTGCCAAACAACTACCAAATTCAAATAGCGTCTGTGCTTTTCATATGTTAGCTACAAGTTAAGTGCATGCCGGCTGGAGATAAGGATATTGCAAATGCACAATGATTCAACAACCTGGTCATGACTCGTTGAATGCAGTAAGATTCAGATTaatgaaagaacaaaataacTGCACAAAAAatgtacaataaaaaattttgggAACAAAATACAAGATCACTGCAAAAACAGATCAACTGCTATTCTTGCCAAAACTTGAAAATTCTTTAACAAGAGACCctgaaaaggaaagcaaaaagGGCTTGTCGACAGATAAAATTTGATGCATCTGTTGCTGAGAactcagaaaaagaaaaacatcttcCACCAGCATTCACAAATCTAAAACTGGAGGCTGTGGTTGATAGGGTTCTTGCTTCAGAAAGGCCGTTATAGATATCTACCCAGAACTACTCAACTTTTGTGGCCTCCTCGTTTTTGTCCATGGCCTTCCTTGCTAGCTCATAGCCTGCAAAGTTCATGGCACCTAAGGGAGCAATCCAGAAGAACCTCGGCACTGCTCCTTTGAATAAGCCAAGGGGCCCCTCATGTCGGAGTATAGAGAAAGCTATCAATGACATTGATACAGTTCTTCCTGGTGGCGCCGTCATCATTCTAGTTTTCAGTACATCGAAAGGGGTAGTGATAACAGCAGTTAGGCCTCCAGATAAAGCCCCAACAGCAATTGTTTCCCAGGGTTCCAGCTCCCGCCTTAAAAGTTGTTGAGCAACCTTGAAGAATCAAATCAATTACACATTATacagaaaacaacaaattaaaaaaaaaattgcaaaagaaaaaattatgttttgatagaaaaataaactcaaatgcATCTAGCGGGGGGACAAGATCAAGCAAAGCTTAAACAAACAGTTTATTCATCTGTTGGCATGTTTTGAACAATTTATTGCAGTGGTTACTTTCCCCTTCCGTACTTTTTAGTCATAACTTCATTCCTTCGTACAACTCTTTTAAAGAAACAACCAATTCCTGGCATTACAATTGTACAAAACCTGACATAAATGTTATTACTACGAatcatctttaaaataaaattcatttcaagAAAGTAAGCTAAAAACACCAAGCCTCCATGGAATTAAATATTGCAATCGATAATGCCCTtctattgtaataattattttgcctAATTTGGTGGACTACAGGATGAAAAATATCACTCTCTGGTTGACATGCACATAGAATGCAAAACTGCACcttcaaaattttacaaaagcaAAGGGGATATAAATATTTAAGCACGAAAACCTGCTTACCTTCTTGGATTCACCATATAGACACATGCCAGCAACATAAAATGGAACCTCACGGAGAAGAGTGGCACCAGTCCCACGAAAGAACCCATTTAGGCCATCTTGCTGCCATGTACCAACAATAGCCTGTCCTACATTGTCAAAAAGGCCAGCCTGCAAACGCTGCTTCAATACCTCACAAGGGATCCGCACTGCTGTCCCCAAAACTGTGCTGCATAATGATGCTACAGATTGAACCTGTATAGCACCCCAAAGCAGgttaacagttttttttagattagagTTGGAATAGTTGTTTCAGAATAACATTTCCTAATAAAACTGGGGGTATAGGCCTTATCATATTCATTTTATGCGCCACCTATCTAGTCATCTCCTTTAGCATAGGAACAACTTTCGAGTTTGATATAATAGCAAAGATTGCAAGACAAAAAAATAGCCTAGTCAATAACTAAAGTATACTTTTATAAGCTGCATTGATATATCCATCTTCTTTCAAAAGAGCGGACTTGCAATGATTAATGAACAAGATGCATGAATTAAACACACAGATTTTAGCAGCCTACATAGATTTAATGGAAAGAACCACTAGGAGAGAGAGAGCAGCAACTGAATTGTTTTAATCAGTTGAAATAACAGCAATACAAGAAGTggtaaaaacaatattgttgaaGGTCTCATGCTTAAGCAGAAGCCAACAATATTGCCATTCCCTGCAATAAGGAAATGGCTGCTCGAAATTATTACTGCCACTTCAAACTCTTTGCTTATAAGCACTGTTCATGAGATTCGGGAAGACCAGGATGTAAAAGATTCAGTGCTtgaaaatcgaaaaaaatttaactctaGTGGCATAATAATAAGCATCACCTGGATATCTGGGAGTGTTGGGGCAACATTTATTAGCACAAGTTTGGTAGCTTCAAATATCCCAGTTCGCAAGCCGTGGCTGAAATGTCAATAGAGAAAGGTGAGCTAGTAGACAAGTAGTTGCTACTCATCAAAAGTctggaagagaaaaaataataataaccttgtaaactgTCCCCAAATTGCAGGAATTGAACCCCTATACAATCCTCGAACTCCAACTTGTGGAAGCTTTGAAATTATTTCTGGGAAGGCCAATGTTGAAGCTTGCACCCGAGTCTAAGAGAATATCAACACAAcagatcatgaaaacaatcATAAGAAGACCTAACATCAGCAATAATGGAAAACCacagagatatatatatatatatatatatatgtttaaggATGAACAAAAGCAAATTAAGATTATATTGCTCAATTTAACGTTGCATCTATATGCTACAATACTTAGTTGTCTGAATTATATTATCTGAAGTCCTCTTTTTTCCACCTTTTGAAAGTCTAATACAAGGCTATTATAAGTAAAAGACGAGATACTGACAGAAAGCAGATGCTAACTTAAGTGGAAAAGCTATGTAGTATTTGATCATGAATACCCCCCTAAATTACCAATAGTCAATGTTTCTATAATTGGTCAAATGTTTCTAGTTGCATTAGAGACAAAAAAAGTGCACAAAATTACACTGAATAGTTTACCTTTATTGTATCAACAGGGTGCATAAGAGAACAAGAGAGTGCACATGAAAGACCCCCGGCCAATGCAGATCGTAAAACGCTTCCAGCAGGTATTTCCACGGGTGGTGCAACGGCAACAACAGTTGCTGCTTCAAACCATATATTCCTGTATGTATTAGGAGGAGAAGCCAACATCAGTTAGACATAATCCAGTAAATTACACAATTTCATTCTGATCAAATGGAGGTAAGCCTACAGTAAATGATGTAAATGAGCTTGCCCAAAATTTATGTAATAGCTCTGAATAAATGAACACAAACATCTTACCTGGGATCATCTTGAAGTCGATCAGAAGGCAGCAAAAGCATAAAATTACGAAAATGCCCATAAGAAATAGATTCTTCTGTATCAGCATTCAGAAATCGCATCATAGCAACAGCATTGTCTTCATTCACTGGAAGTCCAGAATTTTTTAGTGATGCCAATATTTCACTCTTTTGCAGGGTCCCAGACTTGCTTAAACACAGAGAAGTGTAAGCACGCAGAATTGTTGGTTCCTTCTGTTCCATCAAGGACAAAAATTGTTTCCACCCAAATGATTTTGAGAACAAGTGACTTCTAGCACGCCGCATGAATTCCCGGGCATATCTCTGGGGCAATTTTCTCTTTCTCAATGCGATTTCAAGATCTTCCAAATTCACTTGACCATCACCATCTCTGTCAAGTTCCTCAAAGAATCTTCTTCCTATAAGAATTTGAGGGTGCAAATAAGAGCAATATTTCGGATGAAAGATACAGAAGGATCGGTATAATTAGAAATCCATTTGAAGGTAAGCAATTCTCTTTTTTGCCTTTCTATCTTTCTACCCTATCTGGagggtaaaaaaataacagttgCATCTACTAACTGTTCTGTTTGTCAAACAAGATCTCCTTTTCCAGTGAAGCACATTCCATAAGCACAAATGAATATATCAGCTCCATTCAGCTGATATTGtgtaaactttgaaataaacaAATACGTGCTCCTCATCTAAAAGGCTACAACACTAGCAAGCTGTATGCTCAGCAATATTTCATACACACACATTTCATTTTCCATTGAAACAAGCAGGAATAGAACATAAAACCAATACAGGATTGATTCCCTAAGGAGATGAAAAACCATCCCTAAGGAGATGAAAAACCATACCTTCAGCCTCTGTGTATCTAAAGAAATCCTGGACAGAGAATAGCTTTTTCTTGTCAGGATAGTCTTTAGAAGATCGACCAAGTTGTGGCACAAGCTCAATTAGCTCCGTCAATGAAACAGTAGATAATGTGGATCTCAAACGCTCTACATTTGATAGCGGAATGCTCAGTAACCCACTTGCTAGATTCTGTGGTGAACTACTCCCTGTGTCCTCAGCGCTGTTGGTAGGTGCACTACTTGCACCATCATCACCCTCTTCATTAACTGAAGAGGATACTCCAACTATACTTGATGGCACACCACCCACTCTCGCAAAACTCAAATTTCCCAAAACCCCATCTACATACACCTTTTGACCTTCCCAAATACTTATGATTGCCCTCAAATGATCAAACTGGGAGTATGCTGGAGGTGAGGTTGAACAATCATTTTCACAACCCTTGATATCTCTTTCCTGTAAACCCAGATCAAACTTCTGTAGATTCTGAGCCAATTGGTCAAATAGAAACCCTATAAAGCATTCGAGGGACACAGGTTTCTCCTCCTTACCCTTCTCACTCACATTCTGGTACCCTTTAACAGATTGACCCTTTGATTTCCTTAGCTTCATTTCACCTGAAACCTTAGCTTTCGACCCATTTTTGGACGAATGCAAATAATCTTTATCCTCGTCACCTACTTTCTGAAACCGTTTCTTGTTCATCTTAAATGGGCCAGGAAATGCCTGAACCAAACCATTAACCAACAAAGACAAAGTCATGGCAAACCGCAAACAATTTACACAAGACCCGTCTTCATTACtcatttccttctctttcaAGACTTTCTTCGGAAGCCCAGCCTTATTATCACCTCCATTTCTATGCCCACCTTCCAAATTCATAGAAAACATCCCCAACAAACTCCTAATAGGAAACTTAATAGATAAaaatcctttctttttctcttcattaACCACACCCTGCCTATTCTCACTATTTCCAAGACTAACACTCTTATTTTTCACAGTAAAGATAGAAACTTTGCTGCTATTATCAGTAACTAGATCATGGGTTGCCTTATCATCATTCTTTGAAACCCCCCAACAAGTTTCAAGATCTTTAGCAGCTTTCCGAATCCCGAGTTCAAGTGGTGAAAGTGCATCTTTGACCACTTGAATTGAATTCATAAAGGACTCCATTGGATCATTTGTAGACAACATTACTCCAAAATCACAACACccaaattacaaaaattcaatatttttactCTCCCAGTTCTTATATGCGCCTTACCgatttcaaatctcaacaacaaTTCTGATAAAAACagtagaaataaaattgaaccaAGAAAAGCACATAATTGAATAAAACGGAAGAACTAGGCGCGGTAAATGCACAGTGAACTGGACCAGATTGCTGCGAGATCCATTGAAAAGGTCTTAAAGGGTATCTGAATCTGAGACTGCAAGGGCCCAGGTAAACGGCAGTGTTGTGCccatttttgcattttcttcGCTTTCTTGATAAACAAAGGTTGGAAATGAGAGGGGGGTTTTTATATACAGTGaaagttcagttttttttgtgagagaaaaataaattgtggaaatattttttgactTTTAGAGATAATAAAGTGCCAGAAAAGATTCGtggatttatttcttaaaagaaatagaaagaattCGGTGGcggaggaagaagaggaagaggaggcctctggtttggtttttttattataattattgttgttttttgttctgATTTTTGTGAATTAAAGTGAAGAGGAAATTACCACTGctgtatttgtttgtttttctatttgtttctttGGACAATGAAAGATCGAAAAAATGCATAGAAGCTGACGTGAGAACCAAGTAGGCGGAACTTGGATCTTGGGTTCCGAGACTCTTATTATTGTGTGATTGATggtaaatttaaagtttcttttatataattgttttttaaagtttttttattttaaaatatattaaaataatattttttatattttttaaaatttatttttaatatatccatataaaaataatttaatacaaaaaaaataaaaaaaattattttttaaaaaatacttttaaaacacaaaaataaacaagtttttagaaattatttatgGTTCCAGTGTAACTcgtatttcatgatttttttaaaaaaaaatttaaaataaattttttaaatatttctgaaataaaaatattttaaaaatataatcattattatactttcaaacaccctaaacatatttttattgcatattaatctatatttttgatgcgttttaataatatatttcatataaaaaactcaaattaatatatctttttatcttttaattttaatatgataatattacaaaaaaatatttaatatattttaaataaaaaaatattttatactatAATATCAATCAAATGCTTAACGTGCTACTCTACTGCTAGTCCGATGCCTGTCCACCATTCACAGACTTTTGTGCATTAGGCAAGTTAtctatttttatgttgatgaatatttaaaatatacaagGAGTAATTGCTAAATTGCCGAAAAAAATTCACGatcatatgtatttttttttaattattattattattattatttttgcattGCTCTCTCCCGTAAACCATAACTTAATTCGAAACGCATTGTGCTGCGCTGGGTACGTAGCTTGTAGAGTgaaaatgtattgttttttttttttttttacgaccAAGTAATGTTGCATTTAgttgctttttcaaaaaaatctctaaaaaagatgtaattaatgatattcttaaattaacttaaaacttgcatgtcACGAGGCTTGATTTACACTTGGGATCATAATCAGATAATCCATCTCATAAAAGCATTGAAAATTTGCAATGGCACTTGATATTTCGTGTAATAAAAAAGGTTTCCTTTCATAGAAGAATGacagagaatttttttaaaaaaaaacaagtagaaaGACAggcgaaaaaaaaaactaacagaaAGGCAgagagaagcaaaaaaaaaaaataggaaattaaaaaaattcaaataggAAAGATATATGagatattgttattattttttttataggtcgtgatttttttttccttgtgttttttccccttcaaaatggatttataaaataattaataacttgtttgaaattatttgaaAGGGATTCAATTCAGAGCTTTAATGAaatcttatttttcaaatttttttgagtgTTAAAAACTGAATTTCATAATAGAATTTGATATGTAAAAAGACTACAAAAGTAAATTAGATGTTAAcaccttttatttaattataattcataaaaagagatatttaaatattaaaattaatatttttaaaatatccatcaaacataaaatgaaGGTAACAaggataacataaaaaacaaaataaattaaattttatctattttaaatatataaatttaatttatttattaattaaattcagatcaaatatcatgattaaatttaattataataaataattagtgTCAGGTAACCTAACAGAACGTTGATAGTTACCGAACACCGTAAATGTTTTTAAAGCTCGTGTCTGAATGGTAACTTCAAAGAAGATCGTTGATTGAGAGATGAACGGAAAAGCGTGTGTGAgtgtgtaatttttattttttctttaataatgaCTTAACAGTTAGCATGAAttacaaccttttctttttgcttacTCGGTGGCATATTCCTTGAAGCTATCAGTACACGACAGAACTGCATAATAAGATCGTTTGAAAAACAGATGGAActtctgttttttattaacagattttggtgtttttgctTGTTTATTATATCCTCTTTTCCTGGGACTTGCTAGTGTGCTTTCTTGTTGGTCCTTTTCTACATCAATTACTTTTTCATGCAGTTTGCGGACGACCTTGTGTGTTTGTTAATTTCAAGATTGTAGCTTGTGGGGTTGTATATGCTGCAGCTCGTAGATTCCAAGTACCTCTTCCTGAAAATCCACCATGGTGGAAAGCATTCGATGCAGAGAAATATGGGATTGATGAAGTTTGTAAAGTTTTGGCTCATCTGTATAGCCTTCCTAAGGCACAGTATATATCAGTCTGCAAGGATggagatttttcttcttctaacaaGTCGTCAGATTCACAACTGCAGCCAGTAATTCCAAAGGTGGGtcagtttttcttttacttCATTTGTTTCTAAATtcgaattttgaatttttttgtttcttacaaTGTTTGCAAATGTCACCCTGTCATCAACGGCTGTTGTTTTCAGATGGAGCATGGTGGATTGCCTAATGATGGAGCAAGTATTGCTTTTGTTTTCAGAAAACAAAGCAACCTCGTGTAGATATTTTCTGCAAATTCATCCGAGACAGGGATGCTTCGTCATATAAACCAAATAACTGAAATTGTGATCTCATGTGCTCTTTTATAGGAACTTCCATGGAGTGGCCTACGTACCTGCTAATAATGATTTAACTGAGCAAAGGCAGCTCCAAGTGGGAGTGTTGAACTGGTGGATCCAAGGACGTAACAAAGGTTGCCTCAGAAATGCTGAAGGAACATAAGAAGAGTGATTATAAATCCAAAGCCCCTTGAGTTAGAGGCAAGAGAAGAGCTCATTCCAAGATCGAGGTCTGAGCACAGAACTACTGAAGCAAGTGGTGACAGGATCAGGGAGAGAGACAGGGACAGTGAGAGGGGGGAGAGAGGGATAGGGATAGGATAAAGGCCCAGGATCACGATAGGGGCAGAGATTCTGTCAGGGAAAGAGAgcgagatgaaattgaaagagacAGGGATAGAGGTAAGGATCGAGGTCATCCTCGTTCAAAGGATAGAGGAAGAGAATCAGGTTAGCTCCcaagttccttttttttccaaatgatACACTAAATTTGGAGGTTGGCTCAAACAACTTTGGAATTTAGAAACAACTTTAAGTGCTCTCGGAACACATTTCTAATAATATATGATCTTCTAATCTGAATGCAGGCCACTCGGAGAAATCAAGGCATCATTCATCACACGGTGTGTCTTTTAACTGGCCTTCCGAGGTTCATCTTTTTTCCTTCGTGCACGTGTGTGGCAGTCCTCTTATCGGCGACTATTTTGCATTTTTAGATCCTTATTACCACAGTTTCTCCTATTCATCAAGAGAGAAGGATCGATCGATGTGGGCATTAGTGATCATATATATGCTTGAACTGCCCGTTGGCTTGTGCATGCATGCATTTCCTATCACTTCCGAGAGATATATGTACCAGCACGGACTACAAAGACACTacctatatatattaataacatgGTTGTTTTACATATTTCGTCTGCGTTCCTTTGTGAGGagggaaggaagaagaagaaacatcaTGCTAGGAcaggaacaaaaattaaaaatcaccgAGTTCCATTTTGCTAGTTCCCTCAACACTATCCGCTCTGTACTTGAAACTGGGCCTTTCTGTGCAAATCTTTTTTAACCCTTTCTTGTAAATTATAAGGTGATCACGTCATGCTGGTTTGGCTAACCACACCATTTGAAGAGGAGGGGATGCTGATGCTGATGCTGGTGCTGGGCTACTGGCTTGAACTTGCTTCTACAGGTAAATTGAAATTGGAGGAGAATAGCATGACATGTGATGCCATTAATGCAACCACAAAAAACATGCCGCTGTACTATTAAATGCGGTGTCTGCCGGGATCTCGAAAAGATAACACTTGTTTCCAGAGAAGGTGTTATCTCTATCCATTTCTTGGGTCTTTGTCATGTAGATAATAAATGTAGtgtaaggtgtttttttatttaaaaatatattaaaataatattttttatattttaaaaattatttttaatattaatgtattaaaataatattaaaaaataatattaaaaaaaaagatattcgtTACGTGGATTAGGCAGAGAATAACTATGATGAATGCGTTTGCCATAAGTTAAGAATGATCTTGTACCTTTACCCCTACACGAATGAGCAAGATGAGACCTTCTAAAAAATGTTAGTAACTCGGCTGCTGGTGCAaagttatatttaaaaaaacaaacatatttttttaataattctagaataaatttctatatctccaaaataaagaatataaatgttttttttttgtttcattatttccatctcttttattttaaaagggtaATCAAATTCTGTCCTAAAATAAATAgacaataattaaacaaattaaatgtaaaaaataagcAAGGGCCTGGTGAATGACCGGTAAGCCGATCTGTAAAATGATTGCAAGCAAACCACTTGGAGTTTTCATAAGAGAACTTGTAAATACCATTATCACCGTCGCCGTTTCCTCCCTGACATAATCTCATTGTCGTTTTCCGGCTACCACCAACCAAAAACAATCTTCTTTTCAAGTTGCATCCTTCTATTctcaccaatttttttatttttaaaaagaggtAATTAAGTGATCTCCAGCTTGCATGGATCAAGAGGATCCTACAAATGATTATTAGGATGGGTCCTCTTTTTATTggatataaatgaaaaaaatatataataatttctcAGATTAGTTTTTATGTGTACCcggaaagtaaaagaaaacccgaacaccctatatatatata includes:
- the LOC7489630 gene encoding uncharacterized protein LOC7489630; its protein translation is MLSTNDPMESFMNSIQVVKDALSPLELGIRKAAKDLETCWGVSKNDDKATHDLVTDNSSKVSIFTVKNKSVSLGNSENRQGVVNEEKKKGFLSIKFPIRSLLGMFSMNLEGGHRNGGDNKAGLPKKVLKEKEMSNEDGSCVNCLRFAMTLSLLVNGLVQAFPGPFKMNKKRFQKVGDEDKDYLHSSKNGSKAKVSGEMKLRKSKGQSVKGYQNVSEKGKEEKPVSLECFIGFLFDQLAQNLQKFDLGLQERDIKGCENDCSTSPPAYSQFDHLRAIISIWEGQKVYVDGVLGNLSFARVGGVPSSIVGVSSSVNEEGDDGASSAPTNSAEDTGSSSPQNLASGLLSIPLSNVERLRSTLSTVSLTELIELVPQLGRSSKDYPDKKKLFSVQDFFRYTEAEGRRFFEELDRDGDGQVNLEDLEIALRKRKLPQRYAREFMRRARSHLFSKSFGWKQFLSLMEQKEPTILRAYTSLCLSKSGTLQKSEILASLKNSGLPVNEDNAVAMMRFLNADTEESISYGHFRNFMLLLPSDRLQDDPRNIWFEAATVVAVAPPVEIPAGSVLRSALAGGLSCALSCSLMHPVDTIKTRVQASTLAFPEIISKLPQVGVRGLYRGSIPAIWGQFTSHGLRTGIFEATKLVLINVAPTLPDIQVQSVASLCSTVLGTAVRIPCEVLKQRLQAGLFDNVGQAIVGTWQQDGLNGFFRGTGATLLREVPFYVAGMCLYGESKKVAQQLLRRELEPWETIAVGALSGGLTAVITTPFDVLKTRMMTAPPGRTVSMSLIAFSILRHEGPLGLFKGAVPRFFWIAPLGAMNFAGYELARKAMDKNEEATKVE
- the LOC7458639 gene encoding cyclin-L1-1 → MALDISFCGRPCVFVNFKIVACGVVYAAARRFQVPLPENPPWWKAFDAEKYGIDEVCKVLAHLYSLPKAQYISVCKDGDFSSSNKSSDSQLQPVIPKMEHGGLPNDGASIAFVFRKQSNLVNFHGVAYVPANNDLTEQRQLQGGERDRDRIKAQDHDRGRDSVRERERDEIERDRDRGKDRGHPRSKDRGRESGHSEKSRHHSSHGVSFNWPSEVHLFSFVHVCGSPLIGDYFAFLDPYYHSFSYSSREKDRSMWALVIIYMLELPVGLCMHAFPITSERYMYQHGLQRHYLYILITWLFYIFRLRSFVRREGRRRNIMLGQEQKLKITEFHFASSLNTIRSVLETGPFCANLF